The Helicobacter fennelliae nucleotide sequence AATCCAACAAGTGCAAGATGAGCGTGAAAAAAAATAAAAAGAGGGCAACTCTAAAATCAGGAAGGCGCGTAAAAAATTGTTAATACAGAAATAGATAAATTTAAAAACAACAAAGAAGTTTCTCTGCCATCATCAATTAATGAAGAGCTCATAGGGCAATGTATTGTTGCCGGCAATACAATATTTATAAACAACCAATAATCCACAAAAGGAGACAAAATAATGTCAAATAAAAAAATCACTCTAATAGTTAGAAATTATTATGTGCTCTAGAGAAGGGGTGTTGCGTGGCTTTATTTATCGTGCATTATGCTTTCCAAAAGAATATAGAGCAAGGTATAGCATATAGATTGTCTCGCATATGGGATGAAGTTTCAGAAGAAAGTGAAAATCAATCCATTACGATTCCTGATGATATTTTCGATATGATTGCAGAATTTATAGTGCAAGGAAAACGTATGGAACTTAAACCAATCAACAAAAAAAGAAATTAAAATTCATATAAATTTTAATTTTGGCACAACTTATTATTTAAGATAAAAGCTATACATAATTTTTCATAAACTTTGATAATTTTGTAAAACAAAATTAAATCAAAAAAAATTTTAATTATTCTATAAATAAAGTTTTTATAGGCTTTATAAAAAGCCAAAGCCCAGAATCTAAAACGAAAAATTCCCGCCTAAGCGGATGTTAAGATATCTTGGAAATCTATACCCTTGCGCTTCGCCTAATGCTGTGCCAGCCTGAATAGCAAGATCCAAAAATCCCAAAATATTAAGCCCACCTGTAAGGATTAGTCCATCATCTTGCCTAATGTCTTTCATAAGCCCCAAACGCAAATCAACTACCTTAATGTCAAACTTCGCCCCGCCGCCTATCATTTGGCTATATGGACGCTGGAAGCTATCGCTTAGCATATCATTTTTGCTCAAATCCGCATCAAAAGCAAGTGCAAAAAACGATCGATTATACGCCATTCCGATACGATATTGAGGCTTGATTTGTATCTCGCTGTTTGCATAGCGGAATGTCGGGGTATTGATATTCTTGGCGACAAAACCAAAGGTGAGATACTGAAAATTAGGCAAATCAATCTCAACCATAGTGCCCAAATCCACTGCGATTGCGGTTTTTGTCTCAAATGGCTGATTGGTTGCAAATTTTTTAGCAGAATCCCCGATGTTTGTGCTTGTTGATAGCCAAATATCACTCATAGCATTGCTTGCGCTCATAAGTCGCATAGAAATACCAAAATTTAAATTGACATTTTTGAGATAAAAAGTGTGCGCATAGCCGATTGGAATCTCATTGATCCAAAATGTCCGCGCCACGACTGAATGCACATTGCCAAGCTCAAGCGCATGCGCTAGCGAGTGTTCCTCATAGTCAGTTTGTGTTGTTTGGCTATATCCAAAGCCCCCGCTATCAAGATTGACTTTGTAGTAATTGCTACCATTTTTTAAAATCAAATCCATACGATTTGGATCGGTTTTTATCGATGTGGAAGCATAAACAGAGGAGAAAAACCCAACCCCAAAAGTCCCCAAAGTGCCACGAAACAACGCTGGCGCAAATTGAAATGCTACGCCATTTTGGCTTGTGATACTCAAGGCGTTTTCTTTGAGGACATCTTGGAGCGTCTGAAAGTCCCTCACAGCCTGATCCATTCCAGCATCACCACCAAAGCTAAGTGTGATTCCAGAGATATTGCCTTTTGCATCGACTGAAATATTGCCAAAATCCATATTCCCAGCGACATTATTAATAAGATCTTTTGAGGCAGAATCTAATGTAGTAGAGTTTTGGGTTTCTTGTTTGATGTTTGCGATGAGGGTATTTACATCTACTGAACCATTCTTAACGCTCTCAAGCTTTTGTTCTAAAGTGTTTCCTGTGGTGGCTCCAGAAGTTGTCAATGCTTTATCTAAAATTTTTCCAAACTCACTTGCTACCGCACCTGTTGCTCCGCCTGATCCACCGCCCGTTGCGCCTGCAAGAGTGCCGATAAATCGCTCCGCACTTGAAGCGAAGTTTCCAAAGTCAATATTTGCGATTCTATCGATATTTTTCTCTCGCAATCCAACCCCGACAGAATACCCAAACCTAACACTATTTTCAGCACTCAATAATGCTGGATTATAATACAGCGCAAAAGGCGAGTTTTTTAACGCGACACCTGCACCGCCCATTCCAGCACTGACATTACCCATTCCTCCAAACTCTAAGCCAAAGACACATTTTAAGCTTACAATAAGAGTAATGAGGAATTTTTTTGTCATTATTTTGCCACAAGCACCGGAATAGGTGAAGAATTAATAAAGCTATTTTGATGAGAGTTAAAAATCCTATGAAGCAATGATGACTCACTTGCCCCAATCACGAGCAAATCAAACTGGTGAGCGATTTCAAGCACCACATCAATAGGATTTCCTGTGCGAAGGATTTTTT carries:
- the traF gene encoding conjugal transfer protein TraF gives rise to the protein MTKKFLITLIVSLKCVFGLEFGGMGNVSAGMGGAGVALKNSPFALYYNPALLSAENSVRFGYSVGVGLREKNIDRIANIDFGNFASSAERFIGTLAGATGGGSGGATGAVASEFGKILDKALTTSGATTGNTLEQKLESVKNGSVDVNTLIANIKQETQNSTTLDSASKDLINNVAGNMDFGNISVDAKGNISGITLSFGGDAGMDQAVRDFQTLQDVLKENALSITSQNGVAFQFAPALFRGTLGTFGVGFFSSVYASTSIKTDPNRMDLILKNGSNYYKVNLDSGGFGYSQTTQTDYEEHSLAHALELGNVHSVVARTFWINEIPIGYAHTFYLKNVNLNFGISMRLMSASNAMSDIWLSTSTNIGDSAKKFATNQPFETKTAIAVDLGTMVEIDLPNFQYLTFGFVAKNINTPTFRYANSEIQIKPQYRIGMAYNRSFFALAFDADLSKNDMLSDSFQRPYSQMIGGGAKFDIKVVDLRLGLMKDIRQDDGLILTGGLNILGFLDLAIQAGTALGEAQGYRFPRYLNIRLGGNFSF